A region of Streptomyces sp. WMMC500 DNA encodes the following proteins:
- a CDS encoding helix-turn-helix transcriptional regulator: protein MPASPSSSAQAAREALAARLRDLRLDAELTVRELAERCGWSHSKVSRIENARTAPSPADLRTWAHVCGAEGETDDLTAALRAVEGMWIEWRRMERTGLKAAQEAVRPLYERTRHFRAYDSWLVPGLLQTMGYTTAILHAVRRRRGLIDDVDAAVVERMDRQHVLYEGRHTFAFILEEAVLRAGIGGRETMREQLRHLLTVGFLPSVSLGIVPMQPAREAMRPVEGFWVFDNAQVAVELVSGYLTITRPHEIEMYTKVFHELGQLAVYGERARVLIRLAIDALE, encoded by the coding sequence ATGCCCGCGTCACCGTCATCCAGTGCCCAGGCCGCGCGAGAAGCGCTCGCCGCGCGCCTGCGGGACCTCCGCCTCGACGCCGAGCTGACGGTGCGCGAGCTGGCTGAGCGGTGCGGCTGGAGCCATTCGAAGGTGTCCCGCATCGAGAACGCCCGCACCGCGCCGTCGCCCGCGGACCTGCGCACCTGGGCGCACGTCTGCGGCGCCGAGGGCGAGACCGACGACCTGACGGCGGCCCTCCGCGCGGTAGAGGGCATGTGGATCGAGTGGCGCCGCATGGAGCGCACCGGGTTGAAGGCCGCGCAGGAGGCCGTCCGGCCGCTGTACGAGCGCACACGCCACTTCCGCGCGTATGACTCCTGGCTCGTGCCCGGTCTGCTGCAGACCATGGGCTACACCACGGCGATCCTGCACGCCGTCCGCCGCCGCCGCGGCCTCATCGACGATGTTGACGCTGCGGTCGTCGAGCGCATGGACCGCCAGCACGTCCTCTACGAGGGCCGCCACACCTTCGCCTTCATCCTCGAAGAGGCCGTGCTACGCGCGGGAATCGGCGGGCGGGAGACGATGCGCGAGCAACTGCGGCACCTGCTCACCGTCGGCTTCCTCCCGAGCGTCAGCCTGGGCATCGTGCCCATGCAGCCGGCGCGCGAGGCGATGCGCCCGGTTGAAGGGTTCTGGGTCTTCGACAACGCCCAGGTGGCCGTCGAGCTGGTGTCCGGCTACCTGACCATCACCCGCCCGCACGAGATCGAGATGTACACCAAGGTGTTCCACGAACTCGGCCAACTCGCGGTCTACGGCGAGCGGGCGCGGGTCCTCATCCGCTTGGCGATCGACGCCTTGGAGTGA
- a CDS encoding helix-turn-helix transcriptional regulator, with the protein MSSPSSSVQQARRALGQRLREIRKDAGITARELARRAGWHESKCSRLEHGRTPPSDADIRAWALHCDALGQADDLIATARGIDGMYVEWRRMERAGLKRAQQSVAPLFERTHRFRMYQSWVVPGLLQTPAYTTAILRTVAELRDVPDDVADAVAVRMERQRVLHTGVRRFAVLVEEWVLRTVIGDAEVMAGQLGHLIAVGTLPAVSLGVIPLGVARGIGWPVESFTMYDDLQVNVELVSAHLTVTQPREIEEYAQSFANLARLAVYGPRARTLITSAIDALG; encoded by the coding sequence TTGTCGTCGCCGTCGTCCAGTGTCCAGCAGGCCCGCCGGGCCCTGGGCCAGCGCCTGCGTGAGATCCGCAAGGATGCGGGGATCACCGCGCGGGAGCTGGCCCGGCGGGCGGGCTGGCACGAGTCGAAGTGCTCGCGCCTGGAGCACGGCAGGACGCCGCCCTCGGACGCCGACATCCGGGCATGGGCGCTGCACTGCGACGCCCTCGGACAGGCCGACGACCTCATCGCGACCGCCCGCGGCATCGACGGCATGTACGTCGAGTGGCGCCGCATGGAGCGGGCCGGACTGAAGCGGGCGCAGCAGTCGGTGGCGCCCCTGTTCGAGCGCACCCACCGCTTTCGCATGTACCAGTCCTGGGTCGTCCCCGGGCTGCTGCAAACCCCCGCCTACACCACCGCCATCCTGCGCACCGTCGCCGAGCTGCGCGACGTGCCCGACGACGTCGCCGACGCCGTCGCCGTGCGCATGGAGCGGCAGCGCGTGCTGCACACCGGCGTCCGCCGCTTCGCGGTGCTGGTGGAGGAGTGGGTGTTGCGCACGGTCATCGGCGATGCCGAGGTGATGGCCGGGCAGTTGGGGCACCTCATCGCCGTCGGCACACTGCCCGCGGTGAGCCTGGGCGTGATCCCGCTCGGCGTGGCACGGGGCATCGGCTGGCCCGTGGAGTCGTTCACCATGTACGACGACCTGCAGGTGAACGTCGAACTGGTTTCGGCGCACCTGACCGTCACCCAGCCGCGCGAGATCGAGGAGTACGCGCAGTCGTTCGCGAACCTGGCTCGTCTCGCCGTGTACGGCCCACGGGCGCGGACGCTGATCACCTCCGCGATCGACGCCCTGGGGTGA
- a CDS encoding MBL fold metallo-hydrolase: MKLTVLGGSGAWPTADAACSGYLVEHDGHRLLLDPGYAVMPQLLRHLRPGDVDAVVVTHGHPDHCADLNPLLRARALADTPAPALPLYAPAGALDAVLALDRPGMLHGAYELHEFDPATEPEFTSGPFRIGTRALPHHVPNAGLRLTAAGRVLAYTGDTGPSPALAELADGADLFLAEATYPEEVPAEDAPYLSSARQAGEHAARAGAGRLLLTHLWPGGDALAAVAAARRGFGGQVGVARPGTAMTLGAGETGAGAEAEAGAGEGTG, from the coding sequence ATGAAGCTCACCGTGCTCGGCGGCAGCGGCGCCTGGCCGACCGCTGACGCCGCCTGCAGCGGCTACCTCGTCGAGCACGACGGCCACCGCCTGCTGCTCGACCCCGGGTACGCGGTGATGCCGCAGCTCCTCCGGCACCTGCGGCCCGGCGACGTCGACGCCGTCGTCGTCACCCACGGCCACCCCGACCACTGCGCCGACCTCAACCCACTGCTGCGCGCCCGCGCCCTGGCCGACACGCCCGCCCCCGCGCTCCCGCTGTACGCCCCCGCCGGCGCGCTCGACGCGGTCCTCGCGCTCGACCGGCCGGGGATGCTGCACGGAGCGTACGAACTGCACGAATTCGACCCGGCGACGGAACCGGAGTTCACCTCCGGACCGTTCCGCATCGGCACCCGCGCGCTGCCCCACCACGTACCCAACGCCGGCCTCCGGCTGACCGCCGCGGGCCGGGTCCTCGCCTACACCGGCGACACCGGCCCCAGCCCGGCGCTTGCCGAACTCGCCGACGGGGCCGACCTCTTCCTCGCCGAGGCCACGTACCCGGAGGAGGTGCCGGCGGAAGACGCGCCGTATCTGTCCAGCGCGCGCCAGGCGGGCGAACACGCGGCACGCGCCGGGGCGGGCCGGCTGCTCCTCACCCACCTGTGGCCCGGCGGGGACGCGCTCGCGGCGGTCGCCGCGGCGCGACGGGGGTTCGGCGGGCAGGTGGGGGTGGCGCGGCCGGGGACGGCGATGACCCTGGGGGCGGGGGAGACGGGGGCAGGGGCGGAGGCCGAGGCGGGAGCGGGGGAGGGAACCGGCTGA
- a CDS encoding VTT domain-containing protein, producing the protein MYAIVATSVLLDVFLPVLPSGALVIMAATAAAGTTTAADAVRNGATLPAADHLAELLALMICAATASVLGDMLAFRLASRGREKFANSRYVARAQERLGHHLSGRRGGGIVVLARFAPAGRSVVMLGAGAMHRQVREFLPWSALAGLLWAAYGVTLGYFGSRWLGAGWLATGVSVLALFVGGLGAAYLVRRPRPKPTNAD; encoded by the coding sequence ATGTACGCGATCGTCGCCACCTCCGTCCTCCTCGACGTCTTCCTGCCGGTGCTGCCCAGCGGCGCGCTGGTCATAATGGCCGCCACCGCCGCCGCCGGCACCACCACCGCGGCCGACGCCGTACGCAACGGGGCCACGCTGCCCGCCGCCGACCACCTCGCGGAGCTGCTGGCCCTGATGATCTGCGCGGCCACCGCCTCCGTACTCGGCGACATGCTCGCCTTCCGGCTGGCCAGCAGAGGCCGCGAGAAGTTCGCCAACTCCCGCTACGTGGCCCGCGCGCAGGAGCGCCTCGGCCACCACCTCAGCGGGCGGCGCGGCGGCGGGATCGTCGTGCTGGCCCGGTTCGCGCCCGCGGGGCGCAGCGTGGTGATGCTGGGCGCGGGCGCGATGCACCGGCAGGTGCGGGAGTTCCTGCCGTGGTCCGCGCTCGCCGGGCTGCTGTGGGCGGCGTACGGGGTGACGCTCGGGTACTTCGGCAGCCGCTGGCTGGGCGCGGGCTGGCTGGCGACGGGTGTGTCGGTGCTGGCGCTGTTCGTCGGCGGGCTCGGCGCCGCGTACCTGGTCCGCAGGCCGCGCCCGAAGCCGACGAACGCCGACTGA
- a CDS encoding SGNH/GDSL hydrolase family protein, producing the protein METKRWAGPVLAVLLVAVAVGWGAVSRSDDGSGDGGTVDSAVRNQAPDRSRFTSPDPDSTDPGPSNPSNPSSSARAPSTPQDVLYLGDSLAMEAQDVLGGHLERSARVGSYSSEPVAGVTVCDYIQGRPGRSLVPPEDKAAALVEEREPGVIVLQFWGNTWGYTPCMEGVEWGTPEYYERYAADLRALTRQIASAARAADVPRPRLVWVQQPPDALHPERIEQVNDLYEEQAAASGDLLADGGRELRDGDGKWTQYLPCNDDEQRTAGSCTGPDGTVQLHREDDPLHFCLAPTPEGGRPCPVESPGLERYSRAVAEEVDAYLGG; encoded by the coding sequence ATGGAGACCAAGCGCTGGGCGGGGCCCGTGCTCGCCGTGCTGCTGGTGGCCGTGGCCGTCGGCTGGGGCGCGGTGTCGCGGTCCGACGACGGCTCGGGGGACGGGGGCACGGTGGACAGCGCCGTACGGAACCAGGCGCCCGACCGCTCCCGCTTCACCTCCCCCGATCCCGACTCCACCGACCCCGGCCCGTCGAACCCCTCGAACCCGTCGTCCTCCGCACGTGCCCCGAGCACGCCGCAGGACGTGCTCTACCTCGGCGACTCCCTCGCCATGGAGGCCCAGGACGTCCTCGGCGGCCATCTCGAACGCTCCGCCCGCGTCGGCTCGTACAGCAGCGAGCCCGTCGCCGGCGTGACCGTCTGCGACTACATCCAGGGCCGCCCCGGCCGCTCCCTCGTCCCGCCCGAGGACAAGGCCGCCGCCCTGGTCGAGGAGCGCGAACCGGGCGTGATCGTGCTGCAGTTCTGGGGCAACACCTGGGGCTACACCCCGTGCATGGAGGGCGTCGAGTGGGGCACCCCCGAGTACTACGAGCGCTACGCCGCCGACCTGCGCGCCCTCACCCGCCAGATCGCCTCCGCCGCGCGCGCGGCGGACGTGCCGCGCCCCCGGCTCGTGTGGGTGCAGCAGCCGCCCGACGCGCTGCACCCGGAGCGGATCGAGCAGGTCAACGACCTCTACGAGGAGCAGGCCGCCGCCTCCGGCGACCTGCTGGCCGACGGCGGGCGCGAACTGCGCGACGGTGACGGGAAGTGGACGCAGTACCTCCCGTGCAACGACGACGAGCAGCGCACCGCCGGCTCCTGCACCGGCCCCGACGGCACGGTCCAACTGCACCGCGAGGACGACCCGTTGCACTTCTGCCTCGCGCCGACCCCGGAGGGCGGCCGGCCGTGCCCGGTCGAGTCGCCGGGTCTGGAGCGCTACAGCAGGGCGGTCGCGGAGGAGGTCGACGCCTACCTGGGCGGCTGA
- a CDS encoding pyridoxal-dependent decarboxylase, whose amino-acid sequence MHPALAADLEDFDQFLDAARARAVAALRGLADRPVAAPAPRAAGPYEPLPERGAGGLAALARFGERWEPGLSGSAGPRYLGFVTGGATPAAVAGDWLVGAYDQNVVAAGDSAATDLERETVGWLRELFGLGAAHAGAFVSGATMSNVVGLAVAREWLGERLGVAVADAGVGALGEVTVLSGAAHSSVPKALSLLGLGRGALREVPLLPAREAVDVAALAAALAELDGRPAIVVANSGTVNTVDFDDLRAIAALRARYPFWLHVDAAFGAFAALSPAHAHLVAGLDAADSVCVDLHKWLNVPYDAAVQFTRRRDLQVRVFRNAAAYMAQPGDDPDFVHLTPENSRRLRALPAWLTLAAYGREGHREVVERNAALARRFGERVEGAAGGGLRLLAPVRLNVVCFTLAGEPTRERVASVAEAAAAGGEVVVTPTVYGGTHGLRAAFSNWRTGPGDVDRAVAALVEAARGV is encoded by the coding sequence GTGCACCCCGCCCTCGCCGCCGACCTCGAAGACTTCGACCAGTTCCTCGACGCCGCCCGCGCCCGCGCCGTCGCCGCGCTCCGCGGCCTCGCCGACCGCCCCGTCGCCGCCCCCGCGCCGCGCGCCGCCGGCCCGTACGAGCCGCTGCCCGAGCGCGGTGCCGGCGGTCTCGCCGCGCTCGCGCGCTTCGGTGAGCGCTGGGAGCCGGGTCTGTCGGGCAGTGCGGGGCCGCGCTACCTCGGGTTCGTCACCGGCGGCGCGACCCCGGCGGCGGTGGCGGGCGACTGGCTGGTGGGGGCGTACGACCAGAACGTGGTCGCCGCCGGCGACTCCGCCGCCACGGACCTGGAGCGCGAGACGGTGGGCTGGCTGCGCGAGCTGTTCGGGCTGGGCGCCGCGCACGCGGGCGCGTTCGTGTCCGGGGCGACCATGTCGAACGTCGTGGGTCTGGCCGTTGCCCGGGAGTGGCTGGGCGAGCGGCTCGGCGTCGCGGTCGCGGACGCCGGGGTCGGGGCGCTGGGCGAGGTCACGGTGCTGTCGGGTGCGGCGCACTCCAGTGTGCCGAAGGCGCTCTCGCTCCTCGGTCTTGGCCGCGGAGCGCTGCGGGAGGTGCCGCTGCTGCCCGCGCGGGAGGCCGTGGACGTGGCCGCGCTGGCCGCCGCGCTGGCGGAGCTGGACGGGCGGCCGGCGATCGTCGTGGCCAACAGCGGGACGGTCAACACCGTCGACTTCGACGACCTGCGCGCCATCGCCGCGCTGCGTGCGCGGTATCCGTTCTGGCTGCACGTCGACGCGGCCTTCGGCGCGTTCGCGGCGCTGTCACCGGCGCACGCGCACCTGGTGGCGGGGCTGGACGCGGCCGACTCGGTCTGCGTGGACCTGCACAAGTGGCTGAACGTCCCGTACGACGCGGCGGTGCAGTTCACCCGCCGGCGGGATCTCCAGGTCCGGGTCTTCCGCAACGCCGCGGCGTACATGGCGCAGCCGGGCGACGATCCCGACTTCGTCCACCTGACGCCGGAGAACTCCCGCCGGCTGCGTGCCCTGCCGGCGTGGCTGACGCTGGCGGCGTACGGGCGCGAGGGGCACCGGGAGGTCGTGGAGCGCAACGCCGCGTTGGCGCGGCGGTTCGGCGAGCGGGTGGAGGGCGCGGCCGGGGGCGGGTTGCGGCTGCTGGCGCCGGTGCGGCTGAACGTCGTCTGCTTCACGCTGGCCGGGGAGCCGACGCGGGAGCGGGTGGCGTCGGTGGCGGAGGCGGCCGCGGCGGGCGGGGAGGTGGTGGTCACGCCGACGGTGTACGGGGGGACGCACGGGCTGCGGGCGGCGTTCAGCAACTGGCGTACGGGGCCGGGGGATGTGGACCGGGCGGTGGCGGCGCTGGTGGAGGCGGCGCGGGGGGTGTAG
- a CDS encoding glycoside hydrolase family 25 protein — MTIKGIDVSSHQSSNYSTRGMSFVFVKASEGRSYVNPKQGAQASHGREAGLVLGFYHFLWPGNIEAQARYFVDKAKERPGDMLACDWEHTSEGTAASNKEKDNFIRAVKRLRPRYKVLLYCNRDFWLNRDTTSYAGDGLWIAQYNGDPGNPDIRAPWRFHQYTSSPIDTNIGKFSSRSALRSWARERVDAKLAPEETEGEAPDESGEGTAPGAEPGAAEPTSP; from the coding sequence ATGACCATCAAGGGCATCGACGTCAGTTCACACCAGTCAAGCAACTACTCCACGCGAGGCATGAGCTTCGTCTTCGTCAAGGCGTCGGAAGGCCGCAGCTACGTCAACCCGAAGCAGGGCGCCCAGGCGTCGCACGGCCGCGAGGCGGGCCTGGTGCTGGGCTTCTACCACTTCCTGTGGCCGGGCAACATCGAGGCGCAGGCCCGGTACTTCGTCGACAAGGCGAAGGAGAGGCCGGGCGACATGCTCGCCTGCGACTGGGAGCACACCAGCGAGGGCACCGCCGCGAGCAACAAGGAGAAGGACAACTTCATCCGCGCGGTGAAGCGGCTGCGCCCGCGCTACAAGGTGCTGCTCTACTGCAACCGCGACTTCTGGCTCAACCGCGACACCACCAGCTACGCCGGCGACGGCCTGTGGATCGCCCAGTACAACGGCGACCCGGGCAACCCGGACATCCGCGCGCCGTGGCGCTTCCACCAGTACACGTCGTCGCCGATCGACACGAACATAGGGAAGTTCAGCTCCCGTTCGGCGCTGCGCTCGTGGGCGCGGGAGAGGGTCGACGCGAAGCTGGCACCGGAGGAGACGGAGGGGGAGGCCCCGGACGAGTCCGGGGAAGGAACGGCGCCTGGCGCCGAGCCCGGAGCGGCAGAACCCACCTCCCCCTGA
- a CDS encoding DUF6879 family protein: MADYRDEFNAAQRSAVHLEMRDSYIRTDPGFIAWQGGRLDEALERYGEWRELMQQVTGRGVAVRRARIVSEPVSDYIRYEYDLTEPLNLAGGEEVRWLPRRRASDIALPGNDFWLFDDRIVRFNHFTGDGGSAGPEVVEEPAVVKLCSAAFETVWSRAIPHADYEV, translated from the coding sequence GTGGCTGACTACCGCGACGAGTTCAACGCCGCCCAGCGCTCCGCCGTGCACCTGGAGATGCGGGACAGCTACATCCGCACCGACCCCGGGTTCATCGCCTGGCAGGGCGGCCGGCTCGACGAGGCCCTGGAGCGGTACGGGGAGTGGCGGGAGCTGATGCAGCAGGTCACCGGCCGCGGCGTGGCCGTGCGCCGGGCCCGCATCGTCTCCGAGCCCGTCAGCGACTACATCCGGTACGAGTACGACCTGACCGAGCCGTTGAACCTCGCCGGCGGCGAGGAGGTGCGGTGGCTGCCGCGCCGCCGCGCCTCGGACATCGCCCTGCCGGGAAACGACTTCTGGCTGTTCGACGACCGCATCGTGCGCTTCAACCACTTCACCGGCGACGGCGGCTCCGCCGGCCCCGAAGTGGTGGAGGAGCCGGCCGTCGTGAAGCTGTGCAGCGCGGCTTTCGAGACCGTATGGAGCAGGGCCATCCCGCACGCGGACTACGAGGTCTGA